Within the Amycolatopsis camponoti genome, the region CCGCGGCCGACCGCGAGGTCGGGTTGCTGGAGCAGATCGTGACCCCGGTGTATCGGCACCGTGACCCGGAAGCCAAGTCGAGGGCCGACGAGGTCGTGCGAGAGCTCGCGGCACTGTCCGTGACCCTCCACACGCTCCTCGTCAAGGCGGGAATCCGCGGCGTCGCGGGGTGTTGATCCCCGACGGGCCGCTGAGATCCTCTTTGCGGCCCCATGTCAATGACTGAATGTTCGGCACCGCATGCCGTACCGTGAAGGCAAGGGTTTGCGGCAGGCGAACCGAGATAGTCTCGACAGCGAGCACAGCGCAGGGATGACGGGTAGCGTCGGCAGTGTTGGCGCCGGGCCGTTCCAGCGTCTGGGCCCGTGTGCACGAGAGGGAGGCGAAGCCCGATGAGCGAGATGCGCGTCGTCGGTGTGCGGGTCGAGCTGCCCGCGAATCAGCCGATCTTGCTGCTGCGGGAGACCGAGGGTGAACGGTACCTGCCGATCTGGATCGGCTCGGTCGAAGCGACCGCCATCGCCTTGGAGCAACAGGGAGTCCGGCCGGCCCGTCCGCTCACGCATGACCTGCTGAAAGAGGTCATCGGGGCGCTCGGCCGGGAGCTCGAGCAGGTCGTCATCACCGACCTCAAGGAAGGCACGTTCTTCGCGGAGCTCGTCTTCGACGGCGACATCCGGGTCTCCGCCCGGCCGAGCGACTCGGTCGCGCTGGCCCTGCGGATCGGTGTCCCCATCCACGCCGTGGACGCGGTGCTGGAAGAGGCGGGCCTGATCATCCCGGACGAGCAGGAGGACGAGGTCGAGAAGTTCCGCGAGTTCCTCGACTCCGTGTCGCCCGAGGACTTCCGGGGAGCCGACACATAAGACTTGCCTTGACGCGGACGTCAACGTCTAGCGTCGGGGTATGCGGATCGGAGAGCTTGCGCGGCGCACGGGTGTCACCACCCGTGCGCTTCGTTTTTACGAGGCCCAGGGCCTGCTGGCGGCCCGTCGCTCGGCGAACGGCTACCGCGAGTACGACGAGGACGACCTGCAGCTGGTCCGGGAGATCCAGACGCTGCAGACGGTCGGCCTGACCCTGGACGAAACCCGCCCGTTCGTCGACTGCCTGCGCAGCGGCCACGAGACCGGCGACTCCTGCCTGACGTCGATCGAGGTCTACCGCCGCAAGCTCGAAGAAGCCGACGCCTTGCTGGCCCGCCTCGGCGGCATCCGGGCCGAGCTGGCCGGGAAGCTCGCCACCGCCCTGGCCCGGCAGGCGCCCGATCCGTGTGTCGTGCCCGATTCCCCGCGCCCGTGAAGGAGCCCGCCATGCCCGAAAACGCCACGGTCACCGAAGTCACCGACACCACGTTCCCCGAAGTGCTCGGCAGCGACGTCCCGGTGCTGGTCGAGTTCTGGGCCACCTGGTGCGGGCCGTGCCGGATGGTCGGCCCGGTGCTCGCGCAGCTGGCCGGCGAGCGGGCCGGGAAGCTCGCCGTCCGCAAGATCAACGCGGACGAGAACCCGGAGACCATGCGCTCCTACCAGGTCATGTCCCTGCCCACGATGATCCTGTTCTCGGGCGGCGAGCCGGTCGAGACGATCGTCGGCGCGTTCCCGAAGGCCCGCATCGAAGAGCGGCTCGACCGGGCTCTCAAGGCGCCGTCGCTTTGACGAACGCGTCCGCCACCTCGCGGGCGTACTTCTCCAGATCGAGCGACGGGTCCGCCGCGTGGGCCGCGGCCACCCCGTCGATCGCCTGCGCGATGGACATCGCCATCACCTCCGGCGTGAAGTCGCCGAACACCCCCTCCGCCTGACCCTGCTTGAGCTGGCGGGCCAGCCCGTGTACCCGCATGTCGTCGACCAGGACCTTCGTCATCACCCAGCCGTCGGCGTCGTCGGCGTTGGCCGCCAGCTCGGTCAGGACCCGGACGCACTGGGGGTACGCGCGCAGGAACGCGATCGACGTCTCGATGTGGGCCCGCAGGTAACCGGGCCGGTCCGCCGGGTCCAGCGCGCCGCCGGTGCGCTCCTTCAGGAACTCGTTCTTCGTCTCCACCACCGTGCTCAGCACGGATTGCATCAGGCCGGCCTTGTTCGTGAAGTGGTACGAGATCATCCGGGTGCTGCTGAGCCCGGCGCGTTCCTTGATCTTGGCGAACGTGGCTTTCCGGTAGCCGAGGTCGGCGATCACGCCGATGGTCGCGCCGATGATCTGGGCGCGGCGCGCCGCCTCCGTCACGCTGAGGCCCAGTTCGGCCATGAGGTCGGTTTTTACTTGCATGAGTAAAAATGTACTCGGCTGAGTAAAACGCCGCAAGAGGTTTGAACCATCGGCTCCGGGGTACGGCGAACGGTGCAAAGGCTCATCCGACCGTTGAGGCTTGCCGCGCGTCGCGTTGACCGGTGTTCTCCTGGCGCTTACCGTCGAAGGAGGTAAATCGCCACGGTGTGATTCACGGTCTGGGGCCGGACCG harbors:
- a CDS encoding MerR family transcriptional regulator — encoded protein: MRIGELARRTGVTTRALRFYEAQGLLAARRSANGYREYDEDDLQLVREIQTLQTVGLTLDETRPFVDCLRSGHETGDSCLTSIEVYRRKLEEADALLARLGGIRAELAGKLATALARQAPDPCVVPDSPRP
- a CDS encoding TetR/AcrR family transcriptional regulator; this encodes MQVKTDLMAELGLSVTEAARRAQIIGATIGVIADLGYRKATFAKIKERAGLSSTRMISYHFTNKAGLMQSVLSTVVETKNEFLKERTGGALDPADRPGYLRAHIETSIAFLRAYPQCVRVLTELAANADDADGWVMTKVLVDDMRVHGLARQLKQGQAEGVFGDFTPEVMAMSIAQAIDGVAAAHAADPSLDLEKYAREVADAFVKATAP
- a CDS encoding bifunctional nuclease family protein is translated as MSEMRVVGVRVELPANQPILLLRETEGERYLPIWIGSVEATAIALEQQGVRPARPLTHDLLKEVIGALGRELEQVVITDLKEGTFFAELVFDGDIRVSARPSDSVALALRIGVPIHAVDAVLEEAGLIIPDEQEDEVEKFREFLDSVSPEDFRGADT
- the trxA gene encoding thioredoxin encodes the protein MPENATVTEVTDTTFPEVLGSDVPVLVEFWATWCGPCRMVGPVLAQLAGERAGKLAVRKINADENPETMRSYQVMSLPTMILFSGGEPVETIVGAFPKARIEERLDRALKAPSL